In Poecilia reticulata strain Guanapo linkage group LG11, Guppy_female_1.0+MT, whole genome shotgun sequence, the genomic stretch CTCCAAAAAATACCCATCATTTGGAAGGCCATGCCAAAGCTCTCTGCTAAGTTTCCCCACAAGTCTGGTCTGCCCCATGAAAGCAACATATTTAACAGATCTCAACCATGTCTGGTCAGAACTATGCAGAGTAACTGAAGTTGCTTGGAGAATATTCAATTATTCATAGCACCCTGAACAAGGGAGGTCAGATCCATATGCACACGTAATCATTTTAGATGCATTTAGTTGTTCCATCTTAGTAGCACTGGCTAAGACAACTACGGTATTCTTTTCACTGCGgttttgcaaaatttactttgaaaatatcCCCATTAACCTCTCAACATTGACACGCCGAAAAacagatgacatttttttttaaactttatttctatAAAGGTGTTAcatgctttcatttaaaaatcaacactACTATATACaatgatacattttaataaatatgtccTCCTCAATGGTGTTTCAAGGCTGAAACATATTTAGCCAGCAACATgagtttttctctgtaaatttCACCTCTAACTCtcccttctaaaaaaaaaaaaatggattagaCATGCTACAGGATGAgaaaaatgtgatcaaaataAATCCTTCCCGCTAAGCATCAATGTTATAGCTAAATagatgaaaagttaaataatcaCCAGATAcgatttaatcattttttttttcttttgctgagaAGTGATCAAATGTAAGATCAGCAGCTTAAGGCTGCTATTTTCTGTCTACAAATGCTTTTAGAGGACCCACACACAGAAAGACTCAACATGAGATGAAACGtgacaaacacaacaaaccCAAAGGCTTTAAAACGCATACAGGACACTCTTAAAGTAATGTATAGACTTCGGCTGCTGAACTTTTCTCAGAAACTATTCTTTGTTAATGCTTTGCCAAACTTGGAAACTGCCCTGACATGGCCAAACACAAAGAGCCAAAAAGAGGCAGAAGTCAGTAGGCAGCATGATGTACCAGAAACGGGGGATATTACAAGGCAGTGGAATGTAAACTGCACCAAacccaataaaaacagaaactagacTTACAGAAACTGGCAAGAGAGTGACTGAAAAACTGTTCCGATATAAGTTCACTCCGTGCCAGAACAAGCAGGGGAAAGTatcgttttattttgttttacttaaccAGAGTTCCAAAAAGATAAGATCCATGTTAGACAGAAGCTTTAGGAAGAGTGGAGGAAGCGGTTGAAGGCGTTGTAGGCTGATTCCAGATCGAAGAGCATCTGGCGAACCTGGTTATCATCCAGCTCGTCTGAGGCAGACATGCTGCTAAGGGTGGTCAACCTGCAGGAGAAACCCCGTGAGACGTGACAATACGCTGTGCTTCTACCATTTAAACTCTAACCTTGTTATTTGTAAAGGGAACATAAATATCCACAAATTTTATGCAATTACATCCATTCGGAGGTTTGCATACTTGTATGTGCGGCTTATTACTCTTTTCCCAGAAATGGCTGATTGcacatcaaacattttcagttagaACACTCAACTCTGTCCAGTTTTTACCTACCTATCTAAACCTCTGaccagcaacataaaaaaagcaacaaaacatatttggtaCTAAATTGACCCTGGACTCTCCTAAAAGTATTGGAATAAAGCATGCAACTCACCAGAGGCTCACTTTGTCCTTTGCCTCAGAGTCTGGAGGCATGTTGCTCATCCTGTTCATGGTTTCCATCAGCTCTCTCAGGTCTGGTTGGATCTGTAGTCATGAGAAGTAATCACCATGagaaaatttccactttttacCTTTTTGCAGATTGCAGGCTTAATATGTGTGTAAAGTCAGAATCACCTCATCCATGGCTCTGATCTCCAGTCTCAGCTTGTCCATAACAGTGATGAAGAGCTAAGGTTCACAGATGGTGGGAGATAAGACAATGTTAAGGATGTGTTAAGTTTACCTTTGACAATGGTTTCTAGTTTCCGATATTCTGCCAGTAGCTCATGTGACCAATGGTGGAGTTGTAATAGGGAATAGTAATGGTATTCTCCACTCTCACTTCAAAATAGTTAGATATAAATTTACTCTTTGATACAGTGGTTGGGAGAAAGGACCTACAGAAACTATATCTGCGATGCAGCGGTTCAGGTTGCCCTTATCGTCTTTGATGGTAATTGGTCGATCTTCCTTAATCCTCTCCATTGCAAGTGGGCAGTCAAGCTAAAAGGACAAAATAACAGAGACATCAAAGTGGGAAAAAATTACCACAAAGCAACAGTTAGAAATGAGTTAAATAACTCTGATGTTTACTCACTCTGTATTTCCTGCAGAATTCATCGATGGAGCCCACGTCGGAGCCTTGCACCTGTTTGAAAGCAGCTTTATATTGAACCAAGAGTCTGGAGCAGGAAGCCGTGTAcctaaaaatacaatttcctcCAGATCAATGACAACGACGCATACGTTCATATTTAAAGGCTATGTGTTAAGCTGAAGTGGAACTTACTCGCTGGGGGATACGCAGTCTTTGATGTAAGCCTTCTCCAATGCCTGCAAAGTCTTTACAACAGCAAACAACTCGGCCATGTTGTCGTACCTTAAGAAACGAGATAAATCAAATGTCACAGCAATGACCAGTTCAGCTCAACTTTAAGCATATTGAATCAATGCAAAGCTTACTTTTCTCGTTCCCGTGCGTTTTTGTAAAGTTTGACCTCCTGCAACATAAGAAGGTAGAACGTTCAATTCAAACGAATAAATGtaagtaaaatttttaaaagcatgtggactttcaagttttttttctttaaagtttacacaacaatatataaaaaaaacatttacctcATATAACTCAGGTTTGTTAGCCGGAGCTGTGTGGAGAAAATGGATGAAATTAAGTAAAATACTGGAGGTGACAATGCAATGGATGACACTTCAGAGGTCCTGCTGAATTCATAAAAGATGCACTTCGGATTAATCTTACCTGCACCGACTCCTCCACTGCCTGCTATCCCGTGGAACATGATGCTGATGTTTCAGACGTTAgcctgaaaaatatttgtatatttgttaTAGTTTACATATAACATATATGACAAACATATAAAAGCAATCCATTCTTCTTTCTATAACGTTCTTTGTTTTaagtcctaaaaataaaatttaaataaattgttcttCGTTCTGCAATATGAGTGAAGCATTTATAAATCCAGGCTACCCTACCTCACTAACACCTTCCTAGGAATAGAAATTAATTTGTCTGGAAAACTGGAAATGAATCCAATCCGATCGTGTTTTTTAACATTGGCAGGaatttgcagcagaaaaacttattttgtcTTATATCTTTACCAACCATCTCTGTTCTGAGACTATGAAACATGCGGTTTTCTGTTATGTTATTAACAGAACTAATGAACATTGTTGTCATGACATGACATTTATGAATAACTTCACGGTTTGATCTTCGAATCCTGGCCTGGTTAATAACAGTGGAAATGTACAATATTCTTGGCAAGACACTGACATTACCTGGAATAAGTAACAACCATATGATGTATTCTTTTCAAAAAAGTCGattataaattaaaagtttgttatttatataaaactaaataaagttaaatgtcGAAACAGTCGGAGCTAACTTGTTAGCACTTCCTTAATGCTTTTGTGAGACTGAGCTCcgatatttatgtatttttaaccGATAAATGAGACGTAAGGATCACGTACCATATTACTATACATTATAACTCCAGTGTATCTATTAATACATCAACgaaaatgttacaaagttaAAAACTAGATGACATATTCCACTTACCCGTTCGATAAAATGCTATGACACAGATGTAAACACACCCTCAGACCAGGACCAGCATACGTCAAA encodes the following:
- the vps28 gene encoding vacuolar protein sorting-associated protein 28 homolog — protein: MFHGIAGSGGVGAAPANKPELYEEVKLYKNAREREKYDNMAELFAVVKTLQALEKAYIKDCVSPSEYTASCSRLLVQYKAAFKQVQGSDVGSIDEFCRKYRLDCPLAMERIKEDRPITIKDDKGNLNRCIADIVSLFITVMDKLRLEIRAMDEIQPDLRELMETMNRMSNMPPDSEAKDKVSLWLTTLSSMSASDELDDNQVRQMLFDLESAYNAFNRFLHSS